One region of Tamandua tetradactyla isolate mTamTet1 chromosome 6, mTamTet1.pri, whole genome shotgun sequence genomic DNA includes:
- the MPRIP gene encoding myosin phosphatase Rho-interacting protein isoform X5, translated as MPTTLPQGTINMNQCADVVDGEGRTGQKFSLCILTPEKEHFIRAESKEIISGWLEMLMVYPRTNKQNQKKKRKVEPPTPQGPGPAKVAVTSSSSIPSAEKVPPTKSTLWQEEVRAKDQPEGGSLSPVQSPGQGPSPTSSSGEPGLERKEEASAMTSDRMDCGRKVRVESGYFSLEKTKQDLKAEEQQLPPPLSPPSPSTPSSRYSYSESPCQALGRPLPPPGPRASSQMVCSISLHSLDAADQPPAPVDSSPGGRGAERQGRTPALRTSRQYAALADVPKAIRISHREAFQAERRRLERRTRARSPGREEVARLFGSERRRSQVIEKFEVLDSERAEHMETNPPAGPETASDGRQGRSEQRAFPRRRDFTAEASTASLLDTVASPLSPHRRAKSLDRRSSEPSMTPDLLNFKKGWLTKQYEDGQWKKHWFVLADQSLRYYRDSVAEEAADLDGEIDLSTCCEVTEHPVQRNYGFQIHTKEGAFTLSAMTSGIRRNWIQTVRKHVHPAAAPDVTSSLPEEKNKSSSSLESSPRPREVQEAGPGEADGEQRRSRARERRREGRSKTFDWAELRPAQQALARERAGSGLGHPEPEPGELERERARRREERRKRFGVLDTPDGPSAEDAGLRMDVDRGPGPQVAVDFKAPSVHVEIEQRWHQVETTPLREEKQVPIAPLRLPCEDGGERLSTHALTGLLEKELEQSQKEASDLLEQNRLLRDQLRVALGREQSAREGYVLQTEVAASPSGAWQRLHKVNQDLQSELEAQCQRQELVGHQIQALKRSYGEAKDVIRHHEAEIQGLQARLGSAAAELAVKEQALTKLRSDLQLEKDKVREQLEEWQHSEATLSCQLKASEQQLQGAEARLLEKTQELRGLEVQQALQRDRQKEVQRLQERIADLSRQLGASEQAQQLMEEKLQQNYGLLLESCEREKQMLLQKLRALEDKASAYEDQLQGHEQQVEALQKEKLSAKLEGSEMARQLEEQLEEKEASIRKLAEHVQSLQDERDLTRQRVQELTEHVTASDGDLAELREKLRGREADCQRLERAYREVSGQLRSMRSRLREREDELARIREVHRTVLGRRDQDLHEALVKVAALGSSLEETEVKLQAKEEVLRKLASEPSKDMEEPRAALDAEEEGIAQAGQQPQAVGSPLGFPHPRLEDEDPGPVLGEECGEGSPSQGAGAAPPKSGEVPDKEGLPHNAARPDQGVPGVKRQRIRFSTIQCQRYILPDGSEKTWTSSTSSDTSQDRSLSEESMSSEPTPSTLPGASDSETYLSIIHSLETKLYVTEEKLKDVTMKLEGQQGQSQEALATLHRQWAGTEAQLREQLRASLVQVSTLASQLEQERWERTRTARNHLGELKDFQLKNNQALTCLESCREQLSTLLRPGQEKEPGACEVSLATMESLLVGAMRVLQSPPAPADSPTWVELEEGLSVDEGAPPSQQQPALTEQEQLKLLSEQMALEASLINHIADSLKNTTSDVSRVLREISQSGKLPLESETAVAHPGAAASALAKKLLVDNEFWSQVEALSKHLGSLGGEAAGMPESGQPGLPQALVPALADAALIRAELGFVAQSARESLHWRLRNIQENLQGTKTALEQHKRVLGELLGASQTPDFQRGTQQVLEALRLPAGVVQGVQPPQDMSPGPDGSPAPSGLPDRSPGALAAVQEELARQLKEKAGLLGEISVALASLPPGEPASDCQKLLRASHRLSCSTCSGGLGRYSSLLVQDAIAQAQVCYTACRVRLEHDAELRLLQDPWRGQDASCGEHAQALDALREEYDVLLRKQKSECLQVIAVIERENAELKARVAQLGQQQKQLEEVESRHSESIFALQGRYEEEIRCVVEQLSRTESTLQAERSQVLCQLDASVRDRQDMERWHVAQMQTLEDKFQLKVKELQMVHEEELRAFREHYSQNLQCLQETLRCYQGEHPEAQPPASAQPAGQPSDPTQGSDPTMGLQERIQELEAQTLVMREELELRGLEGSVATLREKYQKDFENLKATCERGFAAMEETHQKKIEDLQRQHQRELEKLREEKDRLLAEETAATISAIEAMKSAHREELERELEKTQRSQSSSLNSDIEALRRQHLEELQSVQRELEVLSEQYSQKCLENAHLAQALEAERQALRQCQRENQELSAHNQELNHRLAAEITRLQTLLTGDGGGEAAGSPLTQGKDAYELEVLLRVKESEIQYLKQETSSLKDELQTALRDKKYASDKYKDIYTELSIVKAKADCDISRLKEQLKAATEALGEKSPENTTMPGYDIMKSKSNPDFLKKDRSCVSRQLRNVRSKVNRGQWDVWACGSAPERVSSLECPSPSAALTCTPSWDKPV; from the exons CCCACAACCCTCCCCCAGGGCACCATCAACATGAACCAGTGTGCGGACGTGGTGGACGGGGAGGGCCGCACAGGCCAGAAGTTCTCCCTGTGCATCCTGACCCCCGAGAAGGAGCATTTCATCCGCGCAGAGAGCAAGGAGATTATCAGCGG GTGGCTAGAGATGCTTATGGTCTATCCCAGGACCAACAAGCAGAACCAGAAGAAGAAACGGAAAGTGGAGCCTCCCACACCGCAG GGCCCGGGGCCTGCCAAGGTGGCCgtcaccagcagcagcagcatccccAGTGCCGAGAAAGTGCCCCCCACCAAGTCCACGCTCTGGCAGGAGGAGGTGCGGGCCAAGGACCAGCCTGAGGGGGGCAGTCTGAGCCCAGTGCAGAGCCCAGGCCAGGGCCCATCGCCCACTAGCTCCTCCGGGGAGCCTGGGCTAGAGCGCAAAGAAG AGGCGAGCGCCATGACTAGTGATCGCATGGACTGTGGCCGCAAAGTGCGGGTGGAGAGTGGCTACTTCTCTCTGGAGAAGACAAAGCAGGACTTGAAGGCTGAGGAGCAGCAGCTGCCCCCACCGCTGTCCCCACCCAGCCCCAGCACTCCCAGCTCCAGGTACAGTTACTCCGAGTCACCCTGCCAGGCGCTTGGCCGTCCCCTTCCTCCCCCAGGTCCTCGAGCCTCCAGCCAAATGGTCTGCAGCATCTCCCTCCACTCCCTGGACGCAGCTGACCAACCCCCCGCTCCTGTGGACTCCAGCCCTGGGGGGCGGGGAGCAGAGAGACAGGGGCGCACGCCTGCCCTTAGAACCAGCAGGCAGTATGCCGCCCTGGCCGACGTCCCGAAGGCCATCAGGATCAGCCACCGAGAGGCCTTCCAGGCAGAGAGGCGGCGGCTGGAGCGCAGGACTCGGGCCCGCAGCCCTGGCAGGGAGGAGGTGGCCCGGCTGTTTGGCAGTGAGCGGAG GAGGTCCCAAGTCATTGAGAAGTTCGAGGTGCTGGACAGCGAGCGAGCAGAGCACATGGAGACCAACCCGCCGGCAGGGCCCGAGACGGCAAGCGACGGCCGCCAGGGCCGCAGTGAGCAGAGGGCCTTCCCCCGCAGGCGG GACTTCACTGCCGAGGCCAGCACAGCCTCTCTCCTGGACACTGTGGCCTCCCCCCTGTCTCCGCACCGAAGAGCCAAATCACTGGACAGGAGGTCCTCGGAGCCCTCCATGACG cCCGACCTGCTGAATTTCAAGAAAGGCTGGCTGACCAAGCAGTACGAGGATGGCCAG tGGAAGAAACACTGGTTTGTCCTGGCAGATCAAAGCTTGAGATACTATCGGGACTCTGTGGCTGAGGAG GCAGCCGACCTGGATGGGGAGATCGACCTGTCCACCTGCTGCGAGGTCACCGAGCACCCGGTGCAGAGAAACTACGGCTTCCAGATCCAT ACGAAGGAGGGCGCGTTCACCCTCTCGGCCATGACGTCCGGGATCCGGCGGAACTGGATCCAGACCGTCAGGAAGCACGTCCACCCCGCCGCTGCCCCCGACGTGACCAG CTCCTTGCCGGAGGAGAAGAACAAGAGCAGCTCCTCCCTGGAGAGCAGTCCGAGGCCGAGAGAGGTGCAGGAGGCCGGCCCCGGGGAGGCGGACGGCGAGCAGAGGAGGAGCCGCGCCCGGGAGCGGAGGCGGGAGGGCCGCTCCAAGACCTTCGACTGGGCCGAGCTCCGCCCCGCACAGCAGGCCCTGGCCCGGGAGCGTGCGGGGTCCGGGCTGGGGCACCCTGAGCCCGAGCCCGGAGAGCTGGAGCGTGAACGGGCGCGGCGGCGGGAGGAGCGCCGCAAACGCTTCGGGGTGCTCGACACACCCGACGGGCCAAGTGCGGAGGACGCGGGCCTGCGGATGGACGTGGACCGGGGCCCCGGCCCACAGGTGGCCGTGGACTTCAAGGCGCCGAGCGTCCATGTGGAGATCGAGCAGCGGTGGCACCAGGTGGAGACCACGCCTCTGCGGGAGGAGAAGCAGGTGCCCATTGCCCCCCTGCGTCTGCCCTGCGAGGACGGGGGCGAGCGGCTCTCCACCCACGCGCTGACTGGCCTGCTGGAGAAGGAG CTGGAGCAGAGCCAGAAGGAGGCCTCCGACCTTCTGGAGCAGAACCGGCTGCTCCGGGACCAGCTGCGCGTGGCTCTGGGCCGTGAGCAGAGCGCTCGGGAGGGCTATGTGCTGCAG ACTGAAGTGGCTGCCTCCCCGTCGGGTGCCTGGCAGAGGCTCCATAAAGTCAACCAGGACCTCCAGAGTGAGCTCGAAGCCCAGTGCCAACGCCAGGAGCTGGTCGGGCACCAGATCCAGGCCCTGAAGCGCAGCTACGGGGAGGCCAAGGACGTGATCCGCCACCACGAAGCTGAGATCCAGGGCCTGCAGGCTCGGCTTGGCAGTGCCGCCGCCGAGCTCGCTGTCAAGGAGCAGGCTCTGACCAAGCTCAGGAGCGACCTGCAGCTGGAGAAGGACAAGGTCCGTGAGCAGCTGGAGGAGTGGCAGCACAGCGAGGCCACACTGAGCTGCCAGCTGAAGGCCAGCGAGCAGCAGCTCCAGGGCGCCGAGGCCCGGCTGCTGGAGAAGACGCAGGAGCTGCGGGGCCTGGAGGTGCAGCAGGCGCTGCAGAGGGACCGGCAGAAGGAGGTGCAGAGGCTGCAGGAGCGCATTGCCGACCTCAGCCGGCAGCTTGGTGCCAGCGAGCAGGCGCAGCAGCTGATGGAGGAGAAGCTGCAGCAGAACTATGGGCTGCTGCTGGAGAGCTGCGAGAGGGAGAAGCAGATGCTGCTGCAGAAGCTGCGGGCGCTGGAGGACAAGGCCAGCGCCTATGAGGACCAGCTGCAGGGTCACGAGCAGCAGGTGGAGGCCCTCCAAAAAGAGAAGCTGAGCGCTAAGCTTGAGGGCAGCGAGATGGCGCGCCAGCTGGAGGAGCAGCTGGAGGAGAAGGAGGCCAGCATCCGGAAGCTCGCTGAGCATGTCCAGAGCCTCCAGGACGAGCGGGACCTGACCAGGCAGCGGGTTCAAGAGCTGACAGAGCACGTCACCGCCTCCGACGGGGACCTGGCTGAGCTTCGGGAGAAGCTGAGGGGGCGGGAGGCAGACTGCCAGCGTTTGGAGCGCGCTTACAGGGAGGTGTCAGGCCAGCTGCGTAGCATGCGTTCCCGGCTCCGGGAGAGGGAGGACGAGCTGGCCCGCATCAGGGAGGTGCACAGGACGGTGCTGGGACGGAGGGACCAGGACCTCCACGAGGCTCTGGTTAAAGTGGCTGCCCTGGGCAGCAGCTTGGAGGAGACGGAGGTGAAGCTCCAGGCAAAGGAAGAGGTTTTGAGGAAATTAGCAAGTGAGCCTTCAAAGGACATGGAGGAGCCTCGTGCTGCCCTCGACGCAGAAGAGGAGGGCATTGCACAGGCGGGCCAGCAGCCCCAAGCTGTGGGGAGCCCCCTGGGCTTCCCACATCCCAGGCTCGAGGACGAGGACCCAGGGCCTGTCCTTGGGGAGGAATGCGGGGAAGGCAGTCCCAGTCAGGGAGCTGGTGCTGCACCCCCAAAGTCAGGAGAGGTGCCCGACAAGGAGGGGCTCCCACATAATGCAGCCAGACCGGACCAGGGAGTCCCTGGTGTGAAAAGACAAAGAATCCGCTTCTCCACTATCCAGTGCCAAAGGTACATCCTCCCCGATGGGTCCGAGAAGACGTGGACCAGCAGCACGTCTTCCGACACAAGTCAGGACCGGTCCCTTTCGGAGGAGAGCATGTCTTCGGAGCCCACCCCCAGCACGCTCCCTGGAGCCAGCGATTCAGAGACGTACCTCTCCATCATACACTCCCTGGAGACCAAGCTCTATGTCACTGAGGAGAAGCTCAAGGATGTGACGATGAAGCTGGAGGGTCAGCAGGGTCAGAGCCAGGAGGCCCTGGCCACGCTGCACCGCCAGTGGGCTGGCACTGAGGCACAGCTCCGCGAGCAGCTGCGGGCCAGTCTGGTCCAGGTCAGCACCCTGGCCTCCCAGCTAGAGCAAGAGAGATGGGAGAGGACGCGGACAGCCAGAAATCACCTTGGGGAACTCAAGGACTTCCAGCTAAAAAACAACCAGGCCCTAACCTGCTTAGAAAGCTGCCGAGAACAGCTGAGCACTCTGCTTCGGCCTGGCCAGGAAAAAGAGCCAGGAGCCTGCGAGGTCTCTCTGGCCACCATGGAGAGCTTACTTGTGGGCGCCATGCGGGTTCTGCAGTCCCCGCCAGCTCCCGCGGATAGCCCCACCTGGGTCGAACTCGAGGAGGGGCTTTCCGTAGATGAGGGGGCACCGCCTTCCCAGCAGCAGCCTGCGCTGACCGAGCAGGAGCAGCTGAAGCTCCTGTCTGAGCAGATGGCTCTGGAAGCTTCGTTGATAAATCACATCGCTGACTCTTTGAAAAATACAACATCTGATGTGTCTCGTGTCCTCCGCGAGATTTCTCAGTCAGGAAAGTTGCCGCTGGAGTCCGAGACTGCCGTGGCTCATCCTGGGGCTGCAGCCAGTGCCTTGGCCAAGAAGTTGCTGGTGGATAATGAGTTCTGGAGTCAGGTTGAGGCTTTAAGTAAGCACTTGGGCTCACTGGGAGGGGAGGCGGCCGGCATGCCCGAGTCAGGGCAGCCAGGACTCCCACAAGCCCTGGTCCCTGCCCTGGCAGACGCTGCGCTGATCAGGGCAGAGCTCGGCTTTGTCGCCCAGTCGGCGAGGGAGTCACTTCACTGGAGATTAAGGAACATTCAGGAAAACCTCCAGGGGACCAAGACAGCCCTCGAGCAGCACAAACGCGTGCTGGGGGAGCTCTTGGGAGCCTCCCAGACCCCAGATTTCCAGAGAGGGACTCAGCAGGTATTAGAAGCCCTCCGGCTCCCGGCGGGTGTTGTGCAAGGCGTGCAGCCACCCCAGGACATGAGCCCAGGCCCGGACGGCTCCCCAGCCCCCTCGGGCTTGCCTGACCGCAGCCCTGGGGCCCTTGCTGCTGTGCAAGAGGAACTTGCCCGGCAGCTGAAAGAGAAGGCCGGCCTTCTGGGCGAGATCTCTGTTGCTCTGGCCTCGCTCCCTCCTGGGGAGCCGGCTTCTGACTGCCAGAAGCTTCTCCGGGCGTCACACCGTCTTTCCTGTAGCACCTGCTCGGGAGGCCTCGGCCGGTATTCTTCCTTGTTAGTCCAGGACGCGATTGCTCAGGCCCAGGTGTGTTACACGGCCTGCAGGGTCCGGCTGGAGCACGACGCAGAGCTGCGGCTCCTCCAGGACCCCTGGCGGGGCCAGGACGCCTCGTGTGGGGAGCATGCGCAGGCTCTGGACGCCCTGCGGGAGGAGTATGACGTCCTGCTCCGGAAGCAGAAGAGTGAGTGCCTGCAAGTGATTGCTGTCATCGAGAGGGAGAACGCAGAGCTCAAGGCCAGGGTCGCACAGCTGGGCCAGCAGCAGAAGCAGCTGGAAGAGGTGGAGAGCAGGCACAGCGAGAGCATTTTCGCCCTGCAGGGGAGGTACGAGGAGGAGATCAGGTGTGTGGTGGAGCAGCTAAGCCGCACGGAGAGCACGCTGCAGGCTGAGCGGAGCCAGGTGCTCTGCCAGCTGGACGCGTCCGTCAGGGACAGGCAGGACATGGAGAGGTGGCACGTGGCGCAGATGCAGACGCTGGAGGACAAGTTCCAGCTCAAGGTGAAGGAGCTGCAGATGGTCCACGAGGAGGAGCTGAGGGCCTTCCGGGAGCACTATTCCCAGAACCTGCAGTGCCTGCAGGAGACCCTCCGCTGCTACCAGGGGGAGCACCCGGAAGCCCAGCCACCTGCCTCTGCCCAGCCTGCCGGGCAGCCCAGTGACCCTACACAGGGGTCTGACCCCACGATGGGGCTGCAGGAGCGCATCCAGGAGCTGGAGGCCCAAACCCTGGTCATGCGCGAGGAGCTGGAGCTCAGGggcctggagggcagtgtggccaCGCTGCGGGAGAAGTATCAAAAGGACTTTGAGAATCTCAAG GCCACGTGTGAGCGAGGGTTTGCAGCGATGGAGGAGACCCACCAGAAGAAGATAGAGGACCTGCAGAGGCAGCACCAGCGGGAGCTGGAGAAACTGCGCGAGGAGAAGGACCGCCTGTTGGCTGAGGAGACAGCAGCCACCATCTCAG CCATCGAGGCCATGAAGAGCGCCCACCGCGAGGAGTTGGAGCGGGAGCTGGAGAAGACTCAGCGCTCCCAGAGCAGCAGCCTCAACTCGGACATCGAGGCCCTGAGGCGGCAGCACCT GGAGGAGCTGCAGTCGGTGCAGCGGGAGCTGGAGGTGCTGTCGGAGCAGTACTCGCAGAAGTGCCTGGAGAACGCCCACCTGGCCCAGGCGCTGGAGGCCGAGCGCCAGGCCCTGAGGCAGTGCCAGCGTGAGAACCAGGAGCTCAGCGCCCACAACCAG GAGTTAAATCACCGCCTGGCTGCGGAGATCACCCGGCTGCAGACCCTGCTGACCGGGGACGGTGGTGGGGAGGCTGCTGGCTCTCCACTCACGCAGGGCAAGGACGCCTACGAGCTCGAG GTCTTATTGCGGGTCAAGGAGTCGGAAATCCAGTACCTGAAGCAGGAGACGAGCTCCCTCAAGGATGAACTGCAGACGGCCCTGCGG GACAAGAAGTATGCCAGTGACAAGTACAAAGACATCTACACGGAGCTTAGCATCGTGAAGGCAAAGGCAGACTGTGAcatcagcaggttgaaagagcAGCTTAAAGCAGCTACAGAAGCACTGGGCGAAAAGTCCCCTGAAAACACCACCATGCCAGGATACG